The following are encoded in a window of Allosphingosinicella indica genomic DNA:
- a CDS encoding DUF5694 domain-containing protein, protein MAVIGLALTIAASASAQASPALLVVGMPHFGNPGQDIVNIRVEDVTTPDRQREIEELVARLAAFRPTRVAVEWPVGAQEKLDQRYADYRAGRYKLRPDEVDQIGLRLAAKLGLSRVDAVDWNDEFPGPDADYDFVAWAKSHGRGADWDRRVREQQAEADDRARLMACTPISAWVRQLNTPDARAKMQRPYYEIATMGDNAANPGANWVGGWYARNLRILNNLTALAQDPEARVIAIYGAGHGYLLDQQAREAGTFAVAETLAYLPASPRDGWKRCPD, encoded by the coding sequence ATGGCTGTCATCGGACTGGCGCTGACCATCGCGGCATCCGCCAGTGCGCAGGCCAGCCCGGCGCTGCTGGTCGTCGGCATGCCGCATTTCGGCAATCCGGGGCAGGACATCGTCAATATTCGGGTCGAGGATGTGACGACACCGGATCGCCAGCGCGAAATCGAGGAGCTGGTCGCGCGGCTCGCCGCCTTCCGTCCGACGCGGGTTGCGGTGGAGTGGCCCGTCGGCGCGCAGGAAAAGCTGGACCAACGCTACGCCGATTATCGGGCCGGCCGCTACAAGCTCAGGCCGGACGAAGTCGATCAGATCGGCCTTCGCCTAGCCGCCAAGCTCGGCCTGTCGCGCGTCGACGCGGTAGACTGGAACGACGAATTCCCCGGCCCGGATGCCGACTATGATTTCGTCGCATGGGCGAAATCGCATGGCCGCGGTGCGGATTGGGACAGGCGCGTCCGTGAGCAACAGGCCGAGGCCGATGATCGGGCGAGGCTGATGGCGTGCACGCCGATTTCGGCATGGGTCCGGCAGCTCAACACGCCCGATGCGCGCGCGAAGATGCAGCGTCCCTATTATGAGATTGCGACAATGGGGGACAATGCGGCCAACCCCGGCGCGAATTGGGTCGGCGGCTGGTATGCGCGCAACCTGCGCATCCTCAATAATCTCACTGCGCTGGCCCAAGATCCGGAAGCGCGGGTGATCGCGATTTACGGCGCCGGGCACGGATATCTGCTCGATCAACAGGCCCGTGAGGCGGGCACGTTTGCGGTGGCCGAGACCCTGGCTTACTTGCCGGCCTCGCCGCGTGATGGGTGGAAGCGCTGCCCGGATTGA
- a CDS encoding bifunctional helix-turn-helix transcriptional regulator/GNAT family N-acetyltransferase has translation MTDAVVALRAFNRFHTRFSGALDAHYMHSELSLAEARLLYEIAHRDAVLARTLQDELGLDAGYVSRMLRRFETRGWIARRRGADGRARPIAITAEGRAAFDALDRTTRGEVEQRIAHLGETDRAALVGALKTVEALLGGSAPDWSIRTFRVGDMGMIAARQSILYAEGWGWGRGMEVLEGEITTGFLRNFKPGREQCWVAERGSVMAGSVFVVDGGGDVAKLRLLYVEPWTRGLGIGAALVDECVKFARAAGYARLSLWTHSVLESARRLYAAAGMEIVKVETHDTFGKPEQGEIWEMVL, from the coding sequence ATGACCGATGCCGTCGTCGCGCTGCGCGCTTTCAACCGCTTCCACACGCGCTTCTCCGGCGCGCTCGATGCGCATTACATGCACAGTGAGCTGTCGCTGGCGGAAGCGCGGCTGCTCTACGAGATCGCGCATCGCGACGCGGTGCTGGCGCGGACGTTGCAGGACGAATTGGGGCTCGATGCGGGCTATGTCAGCCGCATGTTGCGCCGGTTCGAAACGCGCGGCTGGATCGCGCGGCGGCGCGGCGCGGACGGGCGGGCGCGGCCCATCGCGATCACGGCGGAGGGCCGCGCGGCGTTCGACGCACTCGACCGGACGACGCGCGGCGAAGTCGAGCAGCGGATCGCGCATCTCGGCGAGACCGACCGGGCGGCGCTGGTCGGCGCGCTGAAGACGGTGGAAGCTTTGCTCGGCGGCAGCGCGCCCGACTGGTCGATCCGCACCTTCCGCGTCGGTGATATGGGCATGATCGCGGCGCGCCAGTCGATCCTCTATGCCGAAGGCTGGGGCTGGGGCCGCGGCATGGAGGTGCTGGAGGGCGAGATCACCACCGGTTTCCTGCGCAATTTCAAGCCGGGTCGCGAGCAATGCTGGGTGGCCGAGCGCGGCAGCGTGATGGCGGGATCGGTGTTCGTGGTCGATGGCGGCGGCGATGTCGCGAAGCTCCGGCTGCTCTATGTCGAGCCGTGGACGCGCGGGCTCGGCATCGGCGCCGCGCTGGTCGACGAATGCGTGAAATTCGCGCGGGCGGCCGGCTATGCTCGGCTCAGCCTCTGGACCCATTCGGTGCTGGAAAGCGCGCGGCGGCTTTATGCGGCGGCGGGCATGGAGATCGTCAAGGTCGAGACGCACGACACGTTCGGCAAGCCCGAACAGGGCGAAATCTGGGAGATGGTGCTTTAG
- a CDS encoding DUF2721 domain-containing protein, producing the protein MYPADIDAIVRIIQLAIAPVFLLVGTASLLNVMVARLARIVDRVRSLERHLSEGCSDEERRRELGELAILSRRMTICQNAIAACTLSAVLVCVTVIVLFLASIMTLNFTVPVALLFIAVMIALTVGLLLFFVEVSISARAVRVREDYIREGRAPHAR; encoded by the coding sequence ATGTATCCCGCCGACATCGACGCGATCGTGCGTATCATCCAGCTTGCCATCGCCCCGGTGTTCCTGCTGGTTGGCACCGCGAGCTTGCTCAACGTGATGGTCGCGCGGCTGGCACGGATCGTCGATCGTGTGCGGTCGCTCGAGCGCCATCTCTCCGAGGGATGCAGCGACGAGGAGCGTCGGCGGGAGCTCGGTGAGCTGGCGATCCTTTCACGCCGCATGACCATCTGCCAGAACGCCATCGCAGCCTGTACTCTTTCCGCGGTGCTGGTGTGCGTCACGGTGATCGTCCTGTTCCTCGCCAGCATCATGACGCTGAATTTCACCGTGCCGGTCGCGCTGCTGTTCATTGCGGTGATGATCGCGCTTACCGTCGGGCTGCTGCTGTTCTTCGTCGAAGTGTCGATCTCCGCCCGCGCCGTCCGCGTCCGCGAGGATTATATCCGCGAAGGCCGCGCACCTCATGCGCGCTGA
- a CDS encoding DUF4345 domain-containing protein: protein MRADSEKRLLQITVAAACLVPLLAGGAGILRSAEILPGVAAPLPIDLDSHFRYLSGLLFGIGIAFAFAIPRIERNGALVRALGLIVVAGGLARLVSLIQHGPPGSGHIFGLVMELGVVPAIMLWQARVARRFGR from the coding sequence ATGCGCGCTGACAGCGAAAAGCGCCTCCTCCAGATCACTGTCGCAGCCGCGTGCCTGGTGCCGCTGCTGGCCGGCGGCGCAGGCATCCTCCGCAGCGCGGAGATCCTCCCTGGCGTCGCCGCGCCGCTGCCGATCGATCTCGACAGCCACTTTCGCTACCTCTCCGGCTTGTTGTTCGGCATCGGTATCGCCTTCGCGTTCGCGATCCCGAGGATCGAGCGCAACGGCGCATTGGTGCGGGCACTCGGCCTCATCGTCGTCGCCGGCGGCCTCGCCCGCCTCGTTTCGCTGATCCAGCACGGCCCGCCGGGCAGCGGCCATATATTCGGACTGGTGATGGAGCTGGGCGTGGTGCCTGCGATCATGCTCTGGCAGGCGCGCGTCGCGCGGCGGTTCGGCCGCTAG
- a CDS encoding 2OG-Fe(II) oxygenase, which translates to MEDIDWAKAEADLDAHGCAILPGLLSAGECTVLREGWATSDYRSEVVMGRYGYGRGTYRYFTYPLPDLVAALRAGLYPPLAAIANRWAELLGSDARYPEAHADFLARCHAAGQVRPTPLILRYEAGDWNALHQDVYGAHVFPLQVAVLLSEPGADFTGGEFVLTEQRPRMQSRAEVVPLGLGDAVVFPVRERPVQGSRGWHRRQMRHGVSRLRSGLRFTLGIIFHDAA; encoded by the coding sequence ATGGAAGACATCGATTGGGCCAAAGCTGAAGCCGACCTCGACGCGCACGGCTGCGCGATTCTTCCCGGCCTCTTGAGCGCTGGCGAATGCACGGTGCTACGCGAGGGCTGGGCGACCAGCGATTATCGCAGCGAGGTAGTGATGGGGCGGTACGGCTATGGGCGTGGCACCTACCGTTACTTCACTTACCCGTTGCCCGATCTGGTCGCGGCATTGCGGGCAGGCCTCTATCCGCCGCTGGCCGCGATCGCCAATCGCTGGGCGGAGCTACTGGGCAGCGATGCGCGCTATCCCGAAGCGCATGCGGATTTTCTCGCGCGCTGCCATGCGGCGGGGCAGGTGCGTCCGACGCCGCTGATTCTGCGCTACGAGGCGGGGGACTGGAATGCGCTGCACCAGGATGTCTACGGCGCCCATGTCTTCCCGCTGCAGGTCGCGGTGCTCCTTTCAGAGCCGGGCGCGGATTTCACCGGCGGCGAGTTCGTGCTGACCGAGCAGCGGCCGCGGATGCAGTCTCGCGCCGAGGTGGTGCCGCTCGGGCTAGGTGATGCGGTGGTGTTCCCGGTGCGCGAGCGGCCGGTGCAGGGCAGCCGCGGCTGGCACCGCCGCCAGATGCGGCACGGCGTCAGCCGGCTGCGGAGCGGGCTGCGCTTCACGCTCGGTATAATATTCCACGACGCGGCCTGA
- the uvrB gene encoding excinuclease ABC subunit UvrB: MAIQIRTGLEEPDTGQNFIPHRPQRPEKGEGGRPFRIVSDYEPAGDQPTAIAEIVDQMRGGEKDQVLLGVTGSGKTFTMAKVIEAVQRPALVLAPNKILAAQLYGEFKSFFPENAVEYFVSYYDYYQPEAYVPRSDTYIEKESSVNEAIDRMRHSATRSLLERDDVIIVASVSCLYGIGSVETYSAMIFDLKKGQTVDQREIIRKLVALQYKRNDQAFARGNFRVRGDSLEIFPSHYEDSAWRIAFFGDEIEEIVEFDPLTGKKSAALDHVRVYANSHYVTPGPTLKQAMEAIRHELSERLKELVAEGKLLEAQRLEQRTNFDLEMIAATGSCAGIENYSRFLTGRLPGEPPPTLFEYLPENALLFVDESHQTVPQIGAMARGDHRRKITLAEYGFRLPSCIDNRPLRFNEWDAMRPQTVSVSATPGGWEMEQTGGVFSEQVIRPTGLIDPPVLIRPVEDQVDDLVFEARETAKQGYRTLVTTLTKRMAEDLTEYLHEAGLKVRYMHSDVETLERIELIRDLRLGVYDVLVGINLLREGLDIPECGLVAILDADKEGFLRSETSLIQTIGRAARNVDGRVILYADRITGSMERAMAETDRRREKQRAYNAAHGITPQTIKRNIADIIAHVSTRDGVLVDAGDDERPHLVGHNLRAYIEDLEKRMRKAAADLEFEEAGRLRDEIRRLEADELGLPEHERKAPVVGHSNEGRPGTRKTRFGKQKRTKFGR; encoded by the coding sequence ATGGCCATCCAGATTCGCACCGGGCTCGAAGAGCCGGACACCGGACAGAATTTCATTCCCCACCGCCCGCAGCGCCCGGAAAAGGGCGAGGGCGGCAGGCCGTTCCGCATCGTCTCGGACTATGAGCCGGCGGGCGACCAGCCGACCGCGATTGCGGAGATTGTCGACCAGATGCGCGGCGGCGAGAAGGACCAGGTGCTGCTCGGCGTCACCGGATCGGGCAAGACCTTCACGATGGCGAAAGTGATCGAGGCGGTGCAGCGCCCCGCGCTTGTGCTCGCGCCCAACAAGATCCTCGCCGCGCAGCTCTATGGCGAGTTTAAGAGCTTCTTCCCGGAGAATGCGGTCGAATATTTCGTCAGCTATTACGATTATTACCAGCCCGAGGCGTACGTCCCGCGCAGCGACACCTACATCGAGAAGGAAAGCTCGGTGAACGAGGCGATCGACCGGATGCGGCACAGCGCCACCCGGTCGCTGCTCGAACGCGACGACGTGATCATCGTCGCCTCGGTGTCGTGCCTCTACGGTATCGGATCGGTCGAGACCTATTCGGCGATGATCTTCGATCTGAAGAAGGGCCAGACGGTCGATCAGCGCGAGATCATCCGCAAGCTCGTCGCGCTGCAGTACAAGCGCAACGACCAGGCGTTCGCGCGCGGCAATTTCCGTGTCCGCGGCGACAGTCTCGAAATCTTCCCGTCGCACTATGAGGACAGTGCGTGGCGGATCGCCTTCTTCGGCGACGAGATCGAGGAGATCGTCGAGTTCGACCCGCTGACCGGCAAGAAGTCCGCCGCGCTCGATCATGTCCGCGTCTATGCCAACAGCCATTATGTGACGCCGGGGCCGACGCTGAAGCAAGCGATGGAAGCGATCCGCCACGAGCTTTCCGAGCGGCTGAAGGAGCTTGTGGCCGAAGGAAAGCTGCTGGAAGCGCAGCGACTGGAGCAGCGCACCAATTTCGATCTCGAGATGATCGCCGCGACGGGAAGCTGCGCGGGAATCGAGAATTACAGCCGCTTTCTCACCGGCCGCCTGCCCGGCGAGCCGCCGCCGACTCTGTTCGAATATCTGCCAGAGAATGCGTTGCTGTTCGTCGACGAGAGCCACCAGACGGTGCCGCAGATCGGCGCGATGGCGCGCGGCGATCACCGGCGCAAGATCACGCTCGCCGAATACGGCTTCCGCCTGCCGAGCTGCATCGACAACCGCCCGCTGCGATTCAACGAATGGGACGCGATGCGCCCGCAGACGGTCAGCGTCTCGGCGACGCCCGGCGGCTGGGAGATGGAACAGACCGGCGGCGTATTCTCGGAACAGGTGATCCGCCCCACCGGCCTCATCGATCCCCCGGTCCTCATCCGCCCAGTTGAGGATCAGGTCGACGATCTGGTGTTCGAGGCGCGCGAGACCGCCAAGCAGGGCTATCGCACGCTCGTCACCACGCTCACCAAGCGGATGGCCGAGGATCTGACCGAATATCTGCACGAGGCGGGGCTCAAGGTCCGCTACATGCACTCGGACGTCGAGACGCTGGAGCGTATCGAACTGATCCGCGACCTGAGGCTCGGCGTCTACGACGTGCTCGTCGGCATCAACCTCCTGCGCGAGGGGCTCGACATTCCCGAATGCGGTCTGGTCGCGATCCTCGATGCGGACAAGGAAGGCTTCCTTCGCTCGGAGACGTCGCTCATCCAGACGATCGGCCGCGCGGCGCGCAACGTCGACGGGCGCGTGATCCTCTATGCCGACCGGATCACCGGATCGATGGAGCGCGCGATGGCGGAGACCGATCGCCGCCGCGAGAAGCAGCGCGCCTACAATGCCGCGCACGGCATTACGCCGCAGACGATCAAGCGCAACATCGCCGACATCATCGCGCATGTCTCGACCCGCGACGGCGTGCTGGTCGACGCCGGCGACGACGAGCGGCCGCATCTCGTCGGCCACAACCTCCGCGCCTATATCGAGGATCTCGAAAAGCGGATGCGCAAAGCCGCCGCGGACCTTGAGTTCGAGGAGGCCGGACGCCTTCGCGACGAGATCCGCCGCCTGGAGGCGGACGAGCTCGGCCTGCCAGAGCACGAGCGCAAGGCTCCGGTGGTCGGCCATTCCAACGAAGGCAGACCGGGCACCCGCAAGACACGGTTTGGGAAGCAGAAGCGCACGAAGTTCGGACGCTGA
- a CDS encoding amidohydrolase, with protein MRFPVLFALAAGLAAPAYAAPDYAPAIKADYDKRLGALFDWFHRNPELSFKETKTAARMAKELKAIPGMQVTEGVGGTGVVGVLKNGAGPTVLVRADMDGLPVEEKSGLANASKVRQVGIDGVENPVMHACGHDVHITSLVGTATQLAAMKDRWKGTIVFIVQPAEERVAGAKAMLDDGLYTRFPKPDYALAFHVASNLETGKISASEGIQYSSADSVDITVHGVGAHGASPHTGKDPVYIGSQIVMALQGIISRERQPLDPGVITVGAFHAGSKHNIISDRADLQLTVRANNEETRAYLLKAIARVAEGVGRTNGLPEDKLPTVKVSEGTPTTINDTALAQRLNAALIRDLGADSFKPFEQTGMGAEDFSYLVARDQGVPGYYFAVGGTPKAAFDAAEAGGPPVPSHHSPLFKIDPEPSVILGTKAMTAAVLDLMKPGATASGAGN; from the coding sequence ATGCGCTTTCCAGTCTTGTTCGCACTTGCCGCAGGTCTCGCCGCTCCGGCCTATGCCGCGCCCGACTACGCACCGGCGATCAAGGCGGATTACGACAAGCGCCTCGGCGCATTGTTCGACTGGTTTCACCGCAACCCGGAGCTTTCGTTCAAGGAAACTAAAACCGCGGCGCGCATGGCGAAGGAGCTGAAGGCTATTCCGGGCATGCAGGTGACGGAAGGCGTCGGCGGCACCGGCGTCGTCGGCGTGCTCAAGAACGGCGCCGGCCCCACGGTGCTGGTCCGCGCCGACATGGACGGGCTGCCGGTGGAGGAGAAGAGCGGCCTCGCCAACGCCTCCAAGGTGCGGCAGGTCGGCATCGACGGCGTCGAAAATCCGGTGATGCACGCCTGCGGGCATGACGTGCACATCACCTCGCTGGTCGGCACCGCGACCCAGCTCGCGGCGATGAAGGACCGCTGGAAGGGCACGATCGTCTTCATCGTCCAGCCCGCGGAAGAGCGCGTCGCCGGCGCCAAGGCGATGCTCGACGACGGGCTCTACACGCGCTTCCCCAAGCCCGATTATGCGCTCGCCTTCCACGTCGCCTCGAACCTCGAGACCGGCAAGATCAGCGCGTCCGAGGGCATCCAGTACAGCTCGGCCGACAGCGTCGACATCACCGTCCACGGCGTCGGCGCGCATGGCGCCTCGCCCCATACCGGCAAGGATCCGGTCTACATCGGCTCGCAGATCGTCATGGCGCTGCAGGGCATCATCAGCCGCGAGCGCCAGCCGCTCGATCCGGGCGTCATCACCGTCGGCGCCTTCCATGCGGGATCGAAGCACAACATCATCTCCGACCGCGCCGACCTGCAGCTCACCGTGCGCGCCAATAACGAGGAGACGCGCGCCTATCTGCTGAAGGCGATCGCGCGCGTCGCCGAGGGCGTCGGTCGCACCAACGGCCTGCCCGAAGACAAGCTGCCGACCGTCAAGGTCTCGGAAGGCACGCCGACGACGATCAACGACACCGCGCTCGCCCAGCGGCTCAACGCCGCGCTGATCCGCGATCTCGGTGCGGACAGCTTCAAGCCGTTCGAGCAGACCGGCATGGGTGCGGAGGATTTCTCCTATCTGGTCGCGCGCGATCAGGGCGTGCCCGGCTATTATTTCGCTGTGGGCGGCACCCCCAAGGCGGCGTTCGACGCGGCCGAGGCGGGCGGGCCGCCGGTGCCCTCGCACCACTCGCCGCTGTTCAAGATCGATCCGGAACCGTCGGTGATCCTCGGCACCAAGGCGATGACCGCTGCCGTGCTCGATCTGATGAAGCCAGGCGCAACGGCGTCCGGTGCCGGCAACTGA
- a CDS encoding DUF3617 domain-containing protein produces MMKLHWMGAATALALLTSCGDKAADAPKGEMTAKEVAAEMSSIELEPGQWEMTQEIVEASAPGMPEAALAQMRGQKTTVQSCITPEQAKKPDADFFAGQQNKGCKYEDFSMAGGKVRGKVTCTGGDMPGTMTMAMAGTYGASAYDMTMDMQMVPAAGADAPGAMAFKSHTTGRRVGQCAPGGQG; encoded by the coding sequence ATGATGAAACTGCATTGGATGGGCGCCGCGACGGCGCTGGCGTTGCTGACGAGCTGCGGCGACAAGGCCGCCGATGCGCCGAAGGGCGAAATGACCGCCAAGGAGGTCGCCGCCGAAATGAGTTCGATCGAGCTCGAGCCCGGGCAGTGGGAGATGACGCAGGAGATTGTCGAGGCGAGTGCGCCGGGCATGCCGGAAGCGGCGCTCGCCCAGATGCGCGGTCAGAAGACCACCGTGCAGAGCTGCATCACGCCCGAGCAGGCGAAGAAACCCGACGCCGATTTCTTCGCCGGCCAGCAGAACAAGGGCTGCAAGTATGAGGATTTCTCGATGGCGGGCGGCAAGGTGCGCGGCAAGGTCACCTGCACCGGCGGCGACATGCCCGGCACGATGACCATGGCGATGGCCGGCACCTATGGCGCATCCGCCTATGACATGACGATGGACATGCAGATGGTGCCCGCCGCGGGCGCCGATGCCCCGGGCGCGATGGCCTTCAAGTCGCACACCACCGGCCGCCGCGTCGGCCAGTGTGCGCCGGGGGGCCAGGGCTAA